In Rhipicephalus microplus isolate Deutch F79 chromosome 9, USDA_Rmic, whole genome shotgun sequence, one genomic interval encodes:
- the LOC142771331 gene encoding uncharacterized protein LOC142771331, which translates to MEFMNERITDHLVPCTASENETCQIVTKLVTWKKLLLGSTFEIEEEADMSNQHSLTNFISEPQPAHSNDPQQLQQYSELLEWLLTTHRCIGSVSIKLSIDHNTSLSLLRSVCKNRGVRTLKIGDINASAMNSLASILPSLTNIEHLHLMTWWLDPDAYLPPLCALLRTSSSLRGLHLRGKITNEQTVGMLLSTFQIKPALEELSFENLTLDWDPYRQALKEYLGSTTGLKVLAMSMSNLSLQMAVLEGVLENWSIEKLSLRMFKATAGSTALVSRIIKEKRAMRSLSILTSHDQPLELPSVYDCWVTPLIDNDVLEEVTLPSSVLSTTRWSDFFWALPTKRNLQMVHVFSRSSYSHIQWLCAELKDSGAEEKVYLRYDSEFRENTELLHCKAIWEANLWSVTSSDRLLGALHQLLNCQHLKTLGIRIQSDHMRLSSALAEFLRSAKALHTLDLHIRGGGPQQAQGQNQWWHIILESICQGKSVKNLFVKMSSMTIQDSEDLADSIKHNTRMREVSFDSTPRVNNTAFFRRLSERIEENYTLASVAFSRGLDTDGISHWLAVKETTWRNSGLVPRAARIKRASQSDRYVTSSVDRVARYPALLDEVARRAKLDQAELEVLVRDRLAGIQSLDGFMRFVGVVKERVVCHPSDDGCMQLNELSEDCWRHVRRYLVTDDIKIDAVQVDRV; encoded by the exons ATGGAATTTATGAACGAAAGGATCACAGATCACCTTGTTCCCTGTACGGCGTCAGAGAACGAAACGTGTCAGATTGTTACAAAGCTTGTGACGTGGAAAAAACTGCTACTTGGGTCCACATTTGAAATTGAAGAGGAAGCCGATATGTCTAACCAACACTCCCTAACAAATTTCATCTCCGAACCACAACCCGCGCATAGCAACGATCCGCAGCAACTTCAACAATACTCGGAACTCCTTGAATGGTTGCTGACGACACATCGGTGCATCGGTAGCGTCAGCATCAAGCTTTCCATCGATCACAATACAAGCTTGAGTCTCCTGCGCTCAGTGTGTAAAAACAGAGGCGTCAGAACTTTGAAGATAGGGGACATCAACGCGTCTGCAATGAACTCTCTCGCTTCTATTCTGCCTTCCTTGACAAACATAGAACACCTACATCTAATGACCTGGTGGCTCGACCCGGACGCCTATTTACCACCTCTGTGCGCACTTCTGCGGACGTCGTCGTCTCTGAGAGGCCTGCACCTGCGGGGCAAAATCACCAACGAGCAGACGGTCGGCATGCTCCTAAGCACGTTCCAAATAAAGCCCGCTCTTGAAGAACTGAGTTTCGAAAACTTAACGCTAGATTGGGACCCGTATCGTCAAGCTCTAAAGGAGTATCTCGGCTCGACCACTGGGCTGAAGGTCCTCGCTATGTCCATGAGCAACTTGTCACTGCAGATGGCCGTGCTCGAAGGCGTTTTAGAGAACTGGAGCATCGAGAAGCTCTCACTGCGCATGTTCAAAGCAACAGCAGGCAGCACGGCCCTCGTATCACGAATAATAAAGGAGAAGCGTGCAATGCGCTCACTCTCAATTTTGACGTCACACGACCAGCCTCTTGAACTGCCCTCGGTCTACGACTGCTGGGTCACTCCCCTTATCGATAACGACGTATTGGAAGAAGTGACGCTTCCTTCGTCTGTGCTCAGTACGACGAGGTGGTCAGATTTCTTCTGGGCCCTGCCAACGAAACGAAATCTGCAGATGGTGCACGTTTTTTCAAGATCGAGCTATTCTCACATCCAGTGGCTCTGCGCCGAGCTCAAAGATAGTGGCGCGGAAGAAAAAGTTTACCTAAGATACGATTCCGAGTTCAGAGAAAACACCGAACTGCTGCACTGCAAGGCTATTTGGGAAGCAAACTTGTGGTCAGTAACCTCCAGCGATCGATTGTTAGGTGCTCTACACCAACTATTAAACTGCCAGCACCTGAAAACCTTGGGCATCCGCATCCAGAGTGACCACATGAGGCTATCATCAGCACTGGCCGAATTTCTGAGGTCGGCTAAGGCGTTACATACACTAGATCTTCACATCAGAGGCGGTGGTCCCCAACAGGCACAAGGTCAAAATCAATGGTGGCATATCATCCTTGAGTCTATATGTCAAGGAAAGAGCGTGAAGAATCTGTTTGTCAAAATGTCTAGCATGACCATCCAGGACAGCGAGGACTTGGCCGACTCAATCAAGCACAACACGCGTATGCGTGAGGTGTCCTTTGACAGCACACCCAGGGTCAACAACACCGCTTTCTTTCGCCGCCTTTCGGAGCGCATTGAAGAGAACTACACATTAGCGTCGGTGGCATTCTCGCGTGGCCTAGACACGGATGGCATCAGTCACTGGCTCGCCGTGAAGGAGACAACATGGAGGAACTCGGGTCTCGTTCCACGGGCGGCGCGGATAAAACGAGCTTCGCAATCAGACAG GTACGTCACCAGTTCCGTGGACCGCGTCGCACGATACCCTGCCCTCTTGGACGAAGTTGCTAGACGCGCTAAACTCGACCAGGCAGAGTTGGAGGTTTTGGTACGAGACCGCCTGGCGGGAATACAATCCTtggacggtttcatgcgtttcgtCGGTGTCGTGAAGGAGCGAGTGGTCTGCCATCCTTCCGATGATGGCTGCATGCAACTGAACGAACTTAGCGAGGACTGCTGGAGACACGTCCGACGGTATCTCGTGACCGATGACATCAAGATCGATGCAGTACAAGTTGACCGCGTGTGA